From a single Phycisphaeraceae bacterium genomic region:
- the pyrF gene encoding orotidine-5'-phosphate decarboxylase — MNATSNANFADRLTDAMDRLDAPACVGLDPVVESLPSSLTPKGQSAESCASAIESFSLGVIDAVAGSVPAIKVQSACYERFGAPGFASMERVCAHAASAGLLVVLDAKRGDIGVSARHYAHAAYARFGADALTVSPYLGMDTLEPMLPGASPEFAGKGLFVLVRTSNPGSDAMQSLRLETGETLAQRVGAMVASLGESSVGARGYSSVGAVVAATKPADAALMRAAMPKQIFLVPGFGAQGGTIETVRELFHADRRGALITASRSVIFAFEKGAMDWTKSVREAAERFVSEIREI; from the coding sequence ATGAACGCGACCAGCAACGCCAACTTCGCCGACCGGCTCACCGACGCGATGGACCGCCTCGACGCGCCCGCGTGCGTCGGGCTCGACCCCGTTGTGGAGAGTCTCCCCTCGTCGCTCACGCCCAAGGGGCAGAGCGCCGAATCGTGCGCAAGCGCGATCGAGTCGTTTTCGCTGGGCGTGATCGACGCGGTGGCCGGGTCCGTCCCGGCGATCAAGGTGCAGAGCGCGTGCTACGAACGATTCGGCGCACCCGGGTTCGCGTCGATGGAGCGCGTCTGCGCACATGCGGCCAGCGCCGGGCTTCTAGTCGTGCTCGACGCGAAGCGGGGCGATATCGGCGTCTCGGCGCGCCACTACGCGCACGCCGCGTACGCGAGGTTCGGCGCCGACGCGCTGACCGTCAGCCCCTATCTCGGCATGGACACGCTCGAGCCGATGCTGCCCGGCGCGTCGCCCGAGTTCGCCGGCAAGGGTCTTTTCGTCCTCGTGCGCACGAGCAACCCCGGCAGCGACGCAATGCAGAGCCTGCGTCTGGAAACCGGAGAGACGCTCGCGCAGCGCGTGGGCGCGATGGTCGCTTCACTCGGGGAATCCAGCGTGGGTGCGCGCGGGTATTCGAGCGTCGGCGCCGTCGTCGCGGCGACCAAGCCCGCCGACGCCGCCCTGATGCGCGCCGCGATGCCCAAACAGATCTTCCTCGTTCCCGGCTTCGGCGCCCAGGGCGGGACGATCGAGACCGTGCGTGAACTCTTCCACGCGGACCGGCGCGGCGCGCTCATCACCGCGAGCCGCTCGGTGATCTTCGCGTTCGAGAAGGGCGCAATGGACTGGACGAAGAGCGTCCGCGAGGCGGCGGAAAGGTTTGTCAGCGAGATACGAGAGATTTGA
- a CDS encoding transposase encodes MSLGGRGSGRRYDLAGHARFLTFSCNDRASLFSDSQTYARFVQHLEYQRDRQGIMIFAWVVMPEHVHLLVMPPSWEVARFFVEQLKSGFAKRILREWRASAHPLMASCGTAAGAAAFWQPGGGYDRLVRDDEELREKIEYTHHNPVKRGLVQRAEDWEWSSARWYAGDRAGGVTVDRVPW; translated from the coding sequence ATGTCTCTTGGCGGACGCGGTTCGGGGCGTCGCTACGACCTCGCGGGTCACGCGCGGTTTCTGACTTTCTCCTGCAACGATCGAGCATCGCTCTTCTCTGACTCGCAGACGTATGCGAGGTTTGTGCAGCATCTCGAGTATCAGCGCGATCGGCAGGGAATCATGATCTTCGCATGGGTTGTGATGCCAGAGCATGTTCACCTTCTGGTGATGCCGCCTTCGTGGGAGGTGGCGCGCTTCTTTGTGGAACAGCTCAAGTCAGGATTCGCGAAGAGGATTCTGCGGGAATGGCGTGCGTCCGCCCATCCTCTCATGGCGTCCTGCGGCACCGCCGCAGGGGCCGCTGCGTTCTGGCAGCCGGGCGGGGGATATGACCGTCTGGTTCGTGACGACGAGGAGTTGCGAGAGAAGATCGAGTACACGCACCACAACCCGGTGAAACGAGGGCTTGTCCAGCGCGCGGAAGACTGGGAATGGTCGTCCGCGAGGTGGTACGCGGGTGATCGCGCGGGGGGTGTGACGGTTGATCGTGTGCCTTGGTGA
- a CDS encoding NADH-quinone oxidoreductase subunit I has product MPIRDEDIVRLSTPKMTRAEAVYIPEIVKGFGVTMRHFFTSFGQGRTSRTLQYPEQRREDLPVEKGGINVSNFRGFHRLNRDESGRVKCVACMMCPTICPANCIHIEAAESPWDDREKYPAKFEIDELRCIFCGMCEEACPVDAIELTPVYDIVGLTRQELIFDKEKLLTMYDVTIDRKPM; this is encoded by the coding sequence ATGCCCATCCGCGACGAAGACATCGTGCGCCTCTCGACTCCGAAGATGACCCGCGCCGAGGCGGTCTACATCCCCGAGATTGTGAAGGGGTTCGGCGTGACCATGCGCCACTTCTTCACCTCGTTCGGCCAGGGGCGCACCTCGCGCACGTTGCAGTACCCCGAGCAGCGCCGCGAGGACCTGCCCGTCGAGAAGGGCGGCATCAACGTCTCCAACTTCCGCGGCTTCCACCGGCTCAACCGCGACGAGTCGGGGCGCGTCAAGTGCGTCGCGTGCATGATGTGCCCGACGATCTGCCCCGCCAACTGCATCCACATCGAGGCCGCCGAATCTCCCTGGGACGACCGCGAGAAGTACCCGGCGAAGTTCGAGATCGACGAGCTCCGCTGCATCTTCTGCGGCATGTGCGAAGAGGCGTGCCCCGTCGACGCGATCGAACTCACCCCGGTCTACGACATCGTCGGGCTGACGCGTCAGGAACTGATCTTCGACAAGGAGAAGTTGCTGACGATGTACGACGTGACGATCGACCGCAAGCCGATGTGA
- a CDS encoding glycerate kinase, whose protein sequence is MAQTRTREQFVVLCAPGAYKECMSAPQAAAAMARGARRAGAVTHEHPMSDGGADFVESMLAGRGTMLDARVRGPLGDAIHARFGLLERRAFLQLSSAAGMRLVPRDRRDPTRTTTFGVGELILAAIGHGASDITIGVGNSATVDGGAGALAALGVRFFDERDDPIERPTGGDLGRIVRVDPSGIDARVARATLTVACDVDNPLLGPDGAATTFGPQKGATPAQVALLERGLANLAARLRDAGFDPRPDEPHTGAAGGFGFGLRTAIGAALTPAMGLMLASCPFDREPAIDLVLTGEGRIDAQTVRGKLPISVAKAARAADIPTVALVGAIGDGADLCLDPEHAIRSGGGGATVGGLADYAVITPPGMDLDEALRRGPELLEATTERVVGEWIARRVE, encoded by the coding sequence GTGGCGCAGACACGCACGAGAGAGCAGTTCGTCGTCCTGTGCGCGCCCGGCGCGTACAAGGAGTGCATGAGCGCGCCCCAGGCCGCCGCGGCCATGGCGCGCGGGGCGCGACGCGCCGGGGCCGTCACGCACGAGCACCCCATGTCCGACGGCGGCGCGGACTTCGTCGAATCCATGCTCGCCGGTCGCGGCACAATGCTCGATGCGCGGGTCCGCGGCCCGCTGGGCGATGCGATCCACGCGAGGTTCGGGCTCCTCGAGCGGCGCGCGTTCCTGCAGCTGTCTTCGGCGGCCGGCATGCGCCTCGTACCGCGCGATCGGCGCGACCCGACGCGCACGACGACCTTCGGCGTGGGGGAGCTCATCCTCGCGGCGATCGGGCACGGCGCGAGCGACATCACCATCGGCGTCGGCAACTCCGCGACGGTCGACGGGGGCGCCGGCGCCCTGGCCGCGCTGGGCGTGCGGTTCTTCGACGAGCGCGACGATCCCATCGAGCGCCCCACCGGGGGCGACCTCGGACGAATCGTGCGTGTGGACCCCTCCGGGATCGACGCGCGCGTCGCGCGCGCGACGCTCACCGTCGCGTGCGATGTCGACAACCCGCTGCTCGGCCCCGACGGCGCCGCGACGACTTTCGGGCCGCAGAAGGGCGCGACGCCCGCGCAGGTCGCGCTGCTCGAGCGAGGGCTGGCGAACCTCGCCGCGCGCCTGCGCGATGCAGGATTTGATCCGCGCCCCGACGAGCCGCACACCGGCGCCGCCGGAGGGTTCGGCTTCGGGCTGAGAACGGCGATCGGGGCGGCGCTCACGCCGGCGATGGGACTGATGCTCGCCTCGTGCCCGTTCGATCGGGAGCCAGCGATCGACCTCGTCCTGACCGGCGAGGGTCGGATCGACGCGCAGACCGTCCGCGGCAAGCTCCCGATCAGCGTCGCGAAGGCGGCCCGTGCCGCGGACATCCCCACCGTCGCGCTCGTCGGGGCGATCGGCGACGGCGCGGATCTGTGCCTCGACCCCGAGCACGCCATCCGATCCGGGGGCGGCGGGGCGACCGTGGGCGGGCTGGCGGACTACGCGGTGATCACACCCCCCGGCATGGATCTGGACGAGGCGCTCCGCAGGGGGCCGGAACTGCTCGAAGCGACGACCGAGCGCGTGGTGGGGGAGTGGATCGCGCGTCGCGTGGAGTGA
- a CDS encoding iron ABC transporter permease: MRPSRIAQYCLLVALLAALGVALLVPVWLTVRGGFVADPTTGEGFTLRHIALVFRDPILRTGLVNALLIAVVSTTLSVAIGAPLALLSVRYRFPLRGLWNAAILAPLILPPFVGAIGLKAILGRYGAVNTLLGTEWDVLGAAPFWGVVVAIALHLYPIIYLNVSATLANIDPALDEAASIAGAPFRTRVVRILLPLVRPGLFAGGAIVFIWSFTELGTPLIFDYYQVTSVQIFRGIKEINASAQPYALTAVMLLLSVAFYAVGKVSLGKSGHATSGRAARAAEDKRLSPLGGLLATGAFAAVTFLALLPHLGVILVAFSRPGSWYRTVLPKEFTLDNFVNAFGHQLAFGSMANSFKLSLAAAFIDIVLGVFIGYLLVRTKIRGRAVLDYLVMAPLAVPGLVLAFGYVAMSLNWPFRPGDPLGFLNISIVGEDPNPFPLLILAYAVRRLPYVVRAAASGLEQIHIELEEAAKIFNAGLVRTFRKIIIPLITANLIAGGLLAFSFAMLEVSDSLILAQQERHYPLTKAIYTFSFRLGDGLNIASALGVWGMALLGATLVGASVLMGKRLGAVFRA; this comes from the coding sequence ATGCGACCATCGAGGATAGCCCAGTACTGCCTGCTTGTTGCGCTGCTCGCGGCGCTTGGCGTCGCATTGCTCGTGCCGGTCTGGCTCACGGTTCGCGGCGGGTTCGTGGCCGACCCCACAACCGGGGAAGGGTTCACCCTTCGCCACATCGCGCTCGTGTTCCGGGACCCGATCCTGCGCACCGGGCTGGTCAACGCGCTGCTCATCGCGGTCGTCTCGACGACCCTGAGCGTCGCGATCGGCGCGCCGCTCGCGTTGCTCTCGGTGCGTTATCGTTTCCCGCTGCGCGGCTTATGGAACGCGGCGATCCTTGCGCCGCTGATCCTCCCGCCCTTCGTCGGCGCGATCGGGCTGAAGGCGATCCTCGGTCGCTACGGGGCGGTGAACACGCTGCTGGGCACGGAGTGGGATGTGCTGGGCGCCGCGCCGTTCTGGGGCGTGGTCGTCGCGATCGCGCTGCACCTCTACCCGATCATCTACCTGAACGTCAGCGCCACGCTCGCGAACATCGATCCGGCGCTCGACGAGGCGGCCAGCATCGCCGGAGCGCCCTTCCGAACCCGCGTCGTGCGAATCCTGCTGCCCCTCGTGCGGCCCGGGCTCTTCGCGGGCGGCGCGATCGTGTTCATCTGGTCGTTCACCGAGCTGGGCACGCCCCTGATCTTCGACTACTACCAGGTCACGAGCGTGCAGATCTTCCGAGGGATCAAGGAGATCAACGCGTCGGCCCAGCCCTACGCGCTCACCGCCGTCATGCTGCTGCTGTCCGTCGCGTTCTACGCCGTGGGCAAGGTGTCGCTGGGCAAGAGCGGGCACGCCACCAGCGGGCGCGCCGCGCGCGCCGCCGAGGACAAGCGCCTGTCGCCCCTGGGCGGTCTGCTCGCGACCGGGGCGTTCGCGGCGGTCACCTTCCTCGCGCTCCTGCCGCACCTGGGCGTGATCCTCGTCGCCTTCTCGCGCCCGGGGTCGTGGTATCGCACGGTTCTCCCGAAAGAGTTCACGCTGGACAACTTCGTGAACGCGTTCGGGCACCAACTCGCGTTCGGCTCGATGGCGAACAGCTTCAAGCTCTCGCTGGCGGCGGCGTTCATCGACATCGTGCTGGGCGTTTTCATCGGGTACCTGCTGGTGCGCACGAAGATCCGAGGGCGCGCCGTGCTCGACTACCTCGTGATGGCGCCCCTCGCGGTGCCCGGGCTCGTGCTCGCGTTCGGGTACGTCGCGATGTCGCTGAACTGGCCCTTCCGCCCGGGCGACCCGCTGGGATTCCTGAACATCAGCATCGTGGGCGAAGACCCCAACCCGTTCCCGCTGCTCATCCTGGCGTACGCCGTGCGCCGGCTCCCGTACGTCGTGCGCGCCGCGGCGAGCGGGCTGGAGCAGATCCACATCGAACTCGAAGAGGCGGCGAAGATCTTCAACGCCGGGCTGGTGCGCACCTTCCGGAAGATCATCATCCCGCTGATCACCGCGAACCTGATCGCCGGCGGCCTGCTCGCGTTCTCCTTCGCGATGCTCGAGGTGTCGGACTCCCTGATCCTCGCGCAGCAGGAGCGCCACTACCCGCTCACCAAAGCGATCTACACCTTCTCGTTCCGCCTCGGCGACGGGCTGAACATCGCGTCGGCGCTGGGCGTGTGGGGCATGGCCCTGCTCGGCGCGACGCTGGTGGGCGCGTCGGTGCTCATGGGCAAGCGCCTGGGCGCTGTGTTCAGGGCCTAA
- a CDS encoding prepilin-type N-terminal cleavage/methylation domain-containing protein, with amino-acid sequence MHTNARTDRAPAVARRAFTLIELLVVVSIIALLIGILLPTLGQALKEARGTVCGATQRGLAQGLLLWSSDNNQNIPGVNTTWVEATRQPNVVRYLNEQNSAPVQNWDWMSASLKGEDLPYNRNQRFLYMLERYRCPENNAQTKIFGGGGEGTQEMEDWILRSNQRVFGPSYLMSAYFQTTGGPTRVTGSFPNETISEYGALFPDPVTVIRSYRPNLNSVGNPALKSAFADGFRYLEDTGTTDIDASISTRFYGAFTHSTPTFSGSREYVIGRRLSYRHGNKINVAYFDGHVDRISEEESRNPDRWFPSGSTFTGRQSHPDALKFYQAGQQIN; translated from the coding sequence ATGCACACGAACGCACGAACTGATCGCGCTCCCGCCGTCGCCAGACGCGCCTTCACGCTCATCGAGCTCCTCGTCGTCGTCTCCATCATCGCGCTGCTGATCGGCATCCTCCTGCCCACGCTCGGACAGGCCCTCAAGGAAGCCCGCGGCACGGTCTGCGGCGCGACCCAGCGCGGGCTCGCCCAGGGCCTCCTGCTCTGGAGCAGCGACAACAACCAGAACATCCCGGGCGTCAACACAACTTGGGTTGAGGCCACCCGCCAGCCCAATGTTGTGCGTTACCTCAACGAGCAGAACTCCGCGCCCGTCCAGAACTGGGACTGGATGAGCGCGTCGCTCAAGGGCGAAGACCTCCCCTACAACCGCAACCAGCGGTTCCTCTACATGCTCGAGCGCTACCGCTGCCCCGAGAACAACGCCCAGACCAAGATCTTCGGCGGCGGCGGTGAGGGCACGCAGGAGATGGAAGACTGGATCCTGCGCAGCAACCAGCGCGTGTTCGGCCCTTCCTACCTGATGTCCGCCTACTTCCAGACCACCGGCGGCCCGACCCGCGTCACCGGATCGTTCCCCAACGAGACGATCTCTGAATACGGCGCGCTCTTCCCCGACCCGGTCACGGTGATCCGCAGCTACCGACCGAACCTCAACTCCGTCGGCAACCCGGCACTCAAGTCCGCGTTCGCCGACGGGTTCCGCTACCTCGAAGACACCGGCACCACCGACATCGACGCGTCCATCTCCACGCGCTTCTACGGCGCCTTCACCCACTCCACCCCCACCTTCAGCGGCAGCCGCGAGTATGTGATCGGGCGACGCCTCTCCTACCGCCACGGCAACAAGATCAACGTCGCCTACTTCGACGGGCACGTCGATCGCATCAGCGAGGAAGAGTCGCGCAACCCCGACCGCTGGTTCCCCAGCGGCTCGACCTTCACCGGGCGCCAGTCGCACCCCGACGCGCTCAAGTTCTATCAAGCCGGTCAGCAGATCAACTGA
- a CDS encoding endonuclease/exonuclease/phosphatase family protein → MFTLGRFLLLAACSLAAHSLALAGDFLGVRIVTLNVREGLGAPSDFAHQQTGLFLTTNDLDGAGPNSGLNPDIVALQECRSTANLLAYRDAYLPGYQMIRSNVVDAGGNFQAYFLRPEYVVLDTDDYGIGGPRPMFRVTLEIPGADRTLTLYNVHYKAFGDTASQNQRRANATETGIEVWRDRVQGLDLDDDFFRETPCGNQIVLGDLNSNNNFDGTLNGLFTNVINLEPTGVLNLPVETLAGRLVGGSPQTVTFPGSNSRLDYICLDTELAFRFDANNDGVLDQDEINSMGFVYYSQHDNGALSNGVNNATSFASDHRPVVFDVLLAATPEISCPGDTNGDNLVNFSDLNTVLSGFGQTGAGLPGDLNGDGVVSFADLNEVLSNFGTECAR, encoded by the coding sequence ATGTTCACGCTCGGACGATTCCTGCTCCTCGCGGCCTGCTCGCTCGCCGCCCACTCTCTCGCGCTCGCGGGCGATTTCCTCGGCGTGCGCATCGTCACGCTCAATGTCCGAGAGGGCCTCGGCGCGCCATCGGACTTCGCGCACCAGCAGACCGGGCTGTTTCTCACGACCAACGACCTCGACGGCGCAGGCCCCAACAGCGGGCTCAACCCCGACATCGTCGCGCTGCAGGAGTGCCGCTCCACCGCCAATCTGCTCGCGTACCGCGACGCGTACCTCCCCGGCTACCAGATGATCCGGAGCAACGTCGTCGACGCCGGGGGCAATTTCCAGGCGTACTTCCTCCGCCCCGAATACGTCGTGCTCGACACCGACGACTACGGCATCGGCGGCCCTCGCCCCATGTTCCGCGTCACGCTCGAGATCCCCGGCGCCGACCGCACCCTCACCCTCTACAACGTGCACTACAAGGCCTTCGGCGACACCGCCAGCCAGAACCAGCGCCGCGCCAACGCGACCGAGACCGGCATCGAAGTCTGGCGCGACCGCGTGCAGGGGCTCGACCTCGACGACGACTTCTTCCGCGAGACGCCCTGCGGCAACCAGATCGTCCTGGGCGACCTCAACTCCAACAACAACTTCGACGGCACCCTCAACGGGCTCTTCACCAACGTCATCAACCTCGAGCCCACAGGCGTGCTCAACCTGCCGGTCGAGACCCTCGCGGGCCGGCTCGTGGGCGGCTCGCCCCAGACCGTCACCTTCCCGGGCAGCAACTCGCGCCTCGACTACATCTGTCTCGACACCGAGCTCGCCTTCCGCTTCGACGCGAACAACGACGGCGTGCTCGACCAGGACGAGATCAACTCGATGGGCTTCGTTTACTACTCCCAGCACGACAACGGCGCGCTCTCCAACGGCGTGAACAACGCCACCTCCTTCGCGTCCGACCACCGCCCTGTCGTCTTCGACGTCCTCCTCGCCGCGACCCCCGAGATCAGCTGCCCCGGCGACACCAACGGCGACAACCTCGTCAACTTCTCCGACCTCAACACCGTGCTCTCGGGCTTCGGGCAGACCGGCGCGGGCCTGCCCGGCGACCTCAACGGCGACGGCGTCGTCAGCTTCGCCGATCTCAACGAGGTCCTCTCCAACTTCGGGACCGAGTGCGCGAGGTGA
- a CDS encoding endonuclease/exonuclease/phosphatase family protein gives MRTALLAAFLSAVALAGDGRDGVLRVATFNLWDLRAEDLSPEPSARAKRLAVVLQSMRPDIVHLTEIAFDEDAWVSGRDTLARAFASLVATEIIAGVAPLRFETFDAPVNTGFHSGLDLNNDGVISPEPGDRLYAEDCFGYGEFPGQYGMALLVRTGAGEIDREGARTFRRFLWNDMPGALLPPMEVSADEDRGAWYSEEELRELRLSSKSHWDIPVRLARGGVIHILASHPTPPVFDGPEDRNGRRNHDEIRFWVDYLSDDDRASSIVDDAGVRGGLAPDAHFVVLGDLNADPEKGDGRRDAIRSLLAHERAHDASPRNDGPRATITRRPDGSALRREVSPTDTAFFGLRADHAIPSRTLAVHGAGVVREEHPDAAALAANDVSSRAGAPWWLGLFPSDHFPVFVDVTLPHDAKETDR, from the coding sequence ATGCGGACCGCGCTGCTCGCGGCGTTCCTCAGCGCAGTCGCTCTCGCCGGCGACGGCCGCGACGGCGTGCTGCGCGTCGCGACCTTCAACCTGTGGGACCTGCGCGCCGAGGACCTGTCGCCCGAGCCCTCGGCGCGGGCCAAGCGCCTGGCGGTCGTGCTGCAGTCGATGCGCCCCGACATCGTGCACCTGACGGAGATCGCGTTCGACGAAGACGCCTGGGTGTCCGGGCGCGACACCCTCGCACGCGCCTTCGCCTCCCTCGTCGCGACCGAGATCATCGCCGGGGTCGCGCCGCTGCGATTCGAGACCTTCGACGCGCCGGTCAACACCGGCTTCCACAGCGGGCTCGACCTCAACAACGACGGCGTCATCAGCCCCGAGCCCGGGGACCGGCTCTACGCCGAGGACTGCTTCGGCTACGGCGAGTTCCCCGGGCAGTACGGAATGGCCCTGCTCGTCCGTACCGGCGCCGGCGAGATCGACCGCGAGGGCGCGCGCACCTTCCGGCGCTTTCTGTGGAACGACATGCCCGGCGCGCTGCTGCCCCCGATGGAGGTCAGCGCCGACGAGGATCGCGGCGCGTGGTATTCCGAGGAGGAACTGCGCGAGCTGCGCCTCTCGAGCAAGTCGCACTGGGATATCCCGGTTCGGCTCGCGCGCGGCGGGGTGATCCACATCCTCGCGAGCCACCCCACCCCGCCCGTGTTCGACGGCCCCGAAGACCGCAACGGGCGTCGAAACCACGACGAGATCCGGTTCTGGGTCGACTACCTCAGCGACGACGACCGCGCGTCGTCCATCGTCGACGACGCCGGCGTGCGCGGCGGGCTGGCGCCCGACGCCCACTTCGTCGTGCTGGGAGACCTGAACGCCGATCCCGAGAAGGGCGACGGTCGGCGCGACGCGATCCGATCGCTGCTCGCGCACGAGCGCGCGCACGACGCCTCGCCGCGGAACGACGGGCCGCGCGCGACGATCACGCGTCGCCCGGACGGCTCGGCGTTGCGGCGCGAGGTTTCGCCAACCGACACTGCGTTTTTCGGGCTGCGCGCCGACCACGCCATCCCCTCTCGCACGCTGGCGGTTCACGGCGCCGGCGTCGTGCGAGAAGAGCACCCGGACGCGGCGGCTCTGGCGGCCAACGATGTCTCGTCGCGCGCCGGCGCGCCCTGGTGGCTGGGCCTCTTCCCCAGCGACCATTTCCCCGTCTTTGTCGATGTGACCCTCCCCCACGACGCGAAAGAGACCGACCGATGA
- a CDS encoding endonuclease/exonuclease/phosphatase family protein — protein MNTLANRSCTRFAPLSALLLMAGCAFAQPATTRAVEPAQPAQGVKRVGQVEANARTPGAIRMAAYNIENLFDERAGGVKPGVQRSAMPDKPVAHKREVANAIRAIDADILALQEVGSVEALLWFRDEHLQGMGYDYVVSLDSGDSRGIEQSILSRFPVTSATVWPHLPLGGVHPPMYGDQPNRNAGEPLMGRRSPLFATVEVPATAFGGGATDPTYDMTLLVVHHKSGRWDGYWREAEAREFVRRLREHEDRHPGVRVAVLGDFNAQMSEEPLRIYREAGFHDVFHWSERTSKTLTHASERAIDFILVNGALRRDVVDNSQFVLATPLLPREADWRTTPPPAGYAADHMPVVVDLKPTK, from the coding sequence ATGAACACCCTCGCCAACCGTTCGTGCACGAGATTCGCGCCGCTGTCGGCGCTGCTGCTGATGGCCGGGTGCGCGTTCGCGCAGCCGGCGACGACGCGCGCCGTCGAGCCCGCCCAGCCCGCGCAGGGCGTCAAGCGGGTCGGGCAGGTCGAGGCGAACGCTCGCACGCCGGGCGCGATCCGGATGGCCGCCTACAACATCGAGAATCTCTTCGACGAGCGCGCCGGGGGTGTGAAGCCCGGGGTGCAGCGCAGCGCGATGCCCGACAAGCCAGTCGCCCACAAGCGCGAGGTCGCCAACGCGATCCGCGCCATCGACGCCGACATCCTCGCGCTCCAGGAGGTCGGCTCGGTCGAGGCGCTGCTGTGGTTCCGCGACGAGCACCTCCAGGGCATGGGCTACGACTACGTGGTCTCGCTGGACTCGGGCGACTCGCGCGGCATCGAGCAGTCGATCCTCAGCCGCTTCCCGGTCACCAGCGCCACCGTGTGGCCACACCTGCCCCTGGGCGGCGTGCATCCGCCCATGTACGGCGACCAGCCCAACCGCAACGCCGGCGAGCCCCTGATGGGGCGTCGATCCCCGCTCTTCGCGACGGTCGAGGTCCCGGCGACGGCGTTCGGCGGCGGCGCGACCGACCCCACCTACGACATGACGCTCCTGGTGGTCCACCACAAATCGGGTCGCTGGGACGGCTACTGGCGCGAGGCCGAGGCCCGCGAGTTCGTCCGGCGCCTGCGCGAGCACGAGGATCGCCACCCCGGCGTTCGCGTCGCGGTGCTCGGCGATTTCAACGCGCAGATGAGCGAAGAGCCCCTGCGCATCTACCGCGAGGCGGGCTTCCACGATGTGTTCCACTGGAGCGAGCGGACGAGCAAGACCCTGACGCACGCGAGCGAGCGCGCGATCGATTTCATCCTCGTGAACGGCGCGCTGCGTCGCGATGTCGTGGACAACAGCCAGTTCGTGCTCGCGACGCCGCTGCTGCCCCGCGAGGCGGACTGGCGGACGACGCCCCCCCCCGCCGGGTACGCGGCGGACCACATGCCGGTGGTCGTGGACCTGAAGCCGACGAAGTGA
- a CDS encoding ABC transporter permease, with protein sequence MRPLVVLAIKDLRLLFRDRVAFVFTFLFPLMIGVFFGYVFSGPREGGSAELRVLTVDLDDTEASRDFLARFDAHSLVAVERAETEGEAFDAVRAGRRPAALVVPEGFGLASERLFFGEAPGVRLAVDPSRAAESAMLNGVLMEVSFARMQGDFQDADAMRQRVAQAREALTGATGIDMPTRLAIGAMLNSMVGLAEQIERSAQEPETGPGDAGSWRPVGVETVSVRRERRNRPANPFEVTFPQAMIWGLLGSCYGFAMSLVTERTHGTLTRLRIAPVSPAQILASKALACFLAMLIVTVMLLVVGEVFFGVRPQSLPLLACAIVASAVCFCGMMMLLAVLGRSEASAGGFSWAALLVLAMLGGGMIPLFVMPGWMQHASVISPVSWSIRALEGAIWRGFTPAQMLRPCAMLIALGGACFTLGVVGFRRFEMR encoded by the coding sequence ATGCGACCCCTCGTTGTGCTGGCCATCAAGGACCTCCGGCTGCTCTTCCGCGATCGCGTCGCGTTCGTGTTCACGTTCCTGTTCCCGCTGATGATCGGCGTGTTCTTCGGGTACGTGTTCTCGGGGCCTCGAGAGGGGGGCAGCGCCGAGCTTCGCGTCCTCACGGTTGATCTCGACGACACCGAGGCCTCGCGCGACTTCCTCGCGCGGTTCGACGCGCACTCGCTGGTCGCGGTCGAACGGGCCGAGACGGAGGGCGAGGCCTTCGACGCCGTGCGCGCCGGCCGGCGCCCCGCTGCGCTCGTGGTGCCCGAGGGCTTCGGCCTGGCCTCCGAGCGTCTGTTCTTCGGCGAAGCGCCGGGCGTGCGCCTCGCGGTCGACCCCTCGCGCGCCGCGGAGAGCGCGATGCTGAACGGGGTGCTGATGGAGGTCTCGTTCGCGCGGATGCAGGGCGACTTTCAGGACGCCGACGCGATGCGCCAGCGCGTGGCGCAGGCGCGCGAAGCGCTGACCGGCGCGACGGGCATCGACATGCCCACGCGACTCGCGATCGGCGCGATGCTCAACTCGATGGTCGGCCTCGCGGAGCAGATCGAGCGGTCAGCGCAGGAGCCCGAGACAGGGCCGGGCGACGCCGGCTCGTGGAGGCCCGTGGGCGTCGAGACCGTCTCCGTGCGCCGCGAGCGCCGAAACAGGCCGGCGAACCCCTTCGAGGTCACCTTCCCCCAGGCGATGATCTGGGGCCTGCTCGGGTCGTGCTACGGCTTCGCGATGTCGCTCGTGACCGAGCGCACCCACGGCACGCTCACGCGCCTGCGCATCGCGCCGGTCTCGCCGGCGCAGATCCTCGCGTCCAAGGCGCTCGCGTGCTTCCTCGCGATGCTCATCGTCACCGTCATGCTGCTCGTCGTGGGCGAGGTGTTCTTCGGGGTGCGCCCCCAGTCGCTCCCGCTGCTCGCCTGCGCGATCGTCGCCAGCGCGGTGTGCTTCTGCGGCATGATGATGCTCCTCGCTGTCCTGGGGCGCAGCGAGGCGTCCGCCGGCGGGTTCTCCTGGGCGGCGCTGCTCGTCCTCGCGATGCTGGGCGGGGGCATGATCCCGCTCTTCGTCATGCCGGGATGGATGCAGCACGCCAGCGTCATCAGCCCGGTGTCGTGGTCGATCCGGGCGCTCGAGGGCGCCATCTGGAGAGGGTTCACCCCTGCGCAGATGCTCCGACCCTGCGCGATGCTGATCGCGCTGGGCGGCGCGTGCTTCACGCTCGGCGTTGTCGGGTTCAGACGCTTCGAGATGCGCTGA